In the bacterium SCSIO 12741 genome, TTTCCTCATCAAATTGAACATACTTGGAGTAATAGTCCACATCGAGGTAGAAGTTGTAGTTGTTTTTAAATAACCCGCCCTTGTTATAACTCGAAAAAGAGGCCAACCATAAACCCAATCCGAACTTGAAGTTGGGAGCCAAATCCTGGTATAAGCTGCTGTATTTAGACGTGCTCAACTCCAAGCCTGCGGTAAATCGAAACAAGCTAAAACGATAAGCCAAACGGTAGTCAATGGCCAAAAAAGTGTTATCAAACTTCCAGGTGGAATCAATCGTAAAGCTCTCGTACCCCACTGCCAATCCGGCATAGAGCGATGCGGCACCAATTCGCACATGATCAATATCGATAATGCTCGGGTCGTAGTTCAGGTGGTCGTTGCTTCCATTAAGAATCAAACGGTAATGTCCGACTGGAAGAGCCTTGTTAAAATGAAGAATGAGCGATGAATCCTGCCAATTCAGTTCGGCGCACAGGTCATTGGTTTCCTTGATTAACTTGAAACGATTACGACCAACCGAGTTGCTATCCAAGGTAAGTTCAAATTTCATGGGATGGCTCGTATCCTTGGAATCTTGAAGTTGATAAAACCCAGCATCAAGGTTAAAGTTACCAGACGTTGGATTGGGCTTGATCTTTAGCTTTACCGTACTTCCAAAAGTATTTAGCCCTTGTCGACCAAAATCTCCGTAGCTCACAATGCCCAGGTTTCTGGGAGAATGAACCTCCGTTTCTTCACGTTCCAATATGATTTGACCTCGTTTTCTGGATCGAATGGTGGGAAAGGTAAAATGAGCGCTATCGATTCCGTCAAATACACTGACCAATACCTGGTAGTCTTGTTCGGGTAAATCTGCCATTTCAAACAGTCCCTTTTGACCTTTAACCTTCACGGTATCAGAATCCGTTCGAAAAGTCCAATGGTACCACAGATCGGAACTGTCAGAATCGAAGTCAGAAACATTTGCTCTGAGCTTAAAGGGTTTACCCGATTCTACCCATACCTCCTGGCCACCTGCATTATTGGGCACCCAGGAATCATTGATGTAAAGCTGAGCATCGGGAGGTCGATTAGCCTCTGGAAAAACCTGCTTAAGCGTGTATTCCAAGCGAGTTTTGTAGTCCTTTTTTCGCGGATCGATGAACAAGCTCGATGATTCATACTTGATGGGGTCCAGCACATAGAGTCCCTTGTCATTCTGAATACGCTTGTACCGCCAGAATTGGATCTCCACCAATTCCTGAAATGTAGCAACGTGAATGACCAAAAAGGAAGTGTAGCCCCGTTGTAGAAACTTGGATATGCGATCTCGGTGATCTTTTAAAGCTTTGGGATTGGCTTGTTTTCCGCTGCTTCGGGTATAGCGATCGAAGATACCGTACTGAATTTTGAAATTTTCGTCGAAGGAATTGAAGTTAACTACTGTATCGAATAGAATGCTATCGTTTCGGGTCAGTTTGCGAAGCTGGGATTCAATAGTCGGAATCACATATTGGTGGCTGTCGGCTGAATGCACATAATACATCAAAGCCCGAACCGAACTTGTTTGTTTGGTCTTAGTCTTGGGCTCGTCCTTCGCAAAACCGGTCACTCCCAGAATCAACCCGAGAAAAAGAATCAATCCGACTTTCATTGGATACTTGGTTTTAGAAGGGGAAGAATGAGCGTAGATAATGAATCCTGAATGTTATCTCGTTCCAAATAGTTGGAAACTCCTGAATGAATGTTTGCCATTATTTGGGCCTTGGAAACATCGATACCCGATGTGGCAGGAATACATCCTCCAGGTGACTTAAAGCACCTTCGGTTGTTAACTTTAATGCTAAATCCACCTCCGGAGTAGCGAAATCTGCCTGGTAAATCTCCTGGGTTAACCTGTCCCCCATTTTCCAGTTTGATCAGGTTTTTACTTCCCGATTTGTATTCCACTTCGGCCTCCGGAAGCGACGCCTGAATTAAATCGCCCAGGGCTTCGGCACCCGGACCAACAATAGACACCGAATAAGTGGTATCTCGGGGAACTTCACTTTGGATAGGAGTTATAGTCGGATCTGTGTCACCAGCAGTTGGTCCCGCCACGGCCGAAGATGGATGAATAGATTCAAAGAGATGCGGTTGATCAAACAGAGCTGCACTCATTAGGGTAAACATCACTCCAACCACCAAAACCGATACCGACCAAAAGAAAAACAACCCAATGATTCGTACATCTTTATCCGGTTCTACCCCATTTTTAATTTCCTTCGGGCTTCGGGTCATACTGGCGATTAAGATGATAATGACTGCCCCCGCCACCATAAAAAGAAAACCCAGAGCGACCACCATCCAGGGGATGTTCTCATTCTTTATCCAGCCATACACAATGACAATGAGACCTATGACGGCTGCCACAGCCAGGAAATACTTGAGTTGGGGGACCTTCTTAGCCGCCGACTTATAGATATCAATGGGATTCATACGAATAAGGTTGATAGCAATTTCTAAATCGAAGCTATCGTTCCTATCCCCATTTTCCAATAGGTATTTTTACGTGAATTGATTGGTAGCCAATGTTTTCGATGAGTGGGATTTTGGGGTCGAAAACGATATAACAAATCAGTCATTCAAAGACTTTTCCCATCGACATTTATTCCTCTAACCTCGTACCAATCAGATCATTTGAGAAAGCATCCAAAAGAAGTGATCATAAATTATGATTATCATGCCTAAAATTCTATTGAAAAATTTATATTTGCACCCCGAATTTTGATCCTCAATTCGAGAGCAAAATTCAAATTTGGCGAGGTAGCTCAGTTGGTTAGAGCGTCGGATTCATAACCCGGAGGCCGAGAGTTCAAATCTCTCTCTCGCTACAAAAGAAAGTCGATCTGGAAACGGGTCGACTTTTTTTATGCCTTCTATCTCCCTTGAATTTCATTGGATTTTGTGTTAGGTTTGAGTAACCCTTATTCTAAACTGTTAGTATGCGATTCCTTTACCGTGTTCTGACCAGATTCGTTGTACCCTGGAAAAAGGCAGTCTCCGGAACTCTGGCCCTATCTCTTATCATGCTGATATTGACGGCTACTAAATGTGGTAGTCCGCCTGAAATTGTAAAAGACAACAACTCTTTAATCACCTTCGGCGAAGCCTTGGTTGTGGTTGGGATGAAAGATACCCTGCGCGATTATGCCGTGGTTCAAATTGGTCAACAAGCCAAAATATCCATAGAGCTACAAACCAACGGGAACAGTCATCACGGTAATAATTACCTCCGAATATTCTGCTATGAAAACGATAATCGGAACGGAGGGTTTTATTCTCAGGAATCTCAAAACATCGAATTGGACACCTTGGTTCGAATGGGTGCGCTAAAAGAGGATCAGACTTTAGACATTCCCTTTCAGTGGATGGGCTCAAAAAACTGTGATCGGTTAAAATTTCGCATTGAGGTATATCAAATTGAGGACACCAAAAAGAAGGCAGATTCCAAAGTTGTGATCGTGGATATTGAAGGTGACACTCCCCTTCCAACTTCCGTATTCAGCACTAATGTGGAGTACTGTGGACCGACTGAGGGACGAATTGCCACTGGAATTCCTATCAAACTGATGATGCGATTTCAAAATGAGGAAAAAAGCCAAGGAAGCTTTCTCTATGTTGAATTGGTTCCACGTGACCAGATTAAGATTCTTAGCAGAAATATGATTGCTCTACCCGATTTTAAACCCGGAGACTCAGCCCATATTACCGATCAATTTGAAATAATGCTCTTACCAAGTTCCGATAAGGAATACACCTACTCCCTAAAGATTATACACAGAATAACAGGGGAGTTGATTTCTGAAAAAGAATACACTATTAAACTTGGAGACGATCTCCACAAATGCACCATTCCATGAAACGAAACTTCAAAATAATTCCAGCGATTGTCATTCCGATATTGATCGCTGTTATGGTTGGCTTCTTCTTCCTCATCCTAAGAAACCAACAAAGTGTAAAAGGATGGGATGATGAGATTACGATGATTGATGATGAAATATTTGATCTGGAAGTGGAGCATGAAATGCTTCTCAATGTGGGTGTTGATCTGGATAAAAATGTCATTGTTCACCGAAATACACTGATTCAAAAAACTGAAAGAATCAGACAACTGAACATAGAGATAAAAAAACTCTTCGTTCAACTCAAATCTGAAGAAGACAACACCCATAAAAAACAGAAGATTCTAAGAGATTTAAAACGCAAACTCAAACTGCTTGAAGCCGAATTGGATCAAGAATCGGAAAAGGTAAGGTTGGCATCGAAGGAGACCATTTTTCTTAAAGATCTCAAAGTGGACCTGAAGACCTTGCAGGAAAAAAAAGAACAATATCAGGAATTGAAGAAAATCTATCAAGCCTATTTAAGGAAGTGTAATAATTAAGCAAAAAAGATGGAATCGAAATCAAACAATAATACGCTGAGCATTGCCTTTGTCATCGTTTTGATGCTGGTAATAGGCTTTGAAATAGCCTTATTTTTAATGCAAGAACAGTGGGCGTCATCCAGTCGTAGAGAGTTAACCAGCAACCGGATGAACCACTTAAAAATCCTCGAGCGCATATCGGATATCAAGGCGGAGAATCGAACTACTCTTTCGTTAATTACCCATCAAGGAGAACTTATCGAAGAACGAAACTTGGAGATAGAAAAAGTTAAGGTTGAAATCTTCGTGCTGGAAGAGAAAATAAAAAAGGAAAGAGAAAATACGGCAGAGTACCAAAAGGATATTCTCAGACTCAAAAAGCTATTGCACAGCCTGGATAGTAGCCGGCAAGCTGTCACCAATCGCTACCAACAATTGGTGAGTGAAGCGGAATCAAGTCCAGAGTACAGACAAGCTCAAACTATAGATCGAGATATGGATGCCATGAAACGGGCTATAGATGAAGTGAAGGACAACAAATACGACTTCAAGTTGGAGCGCTACTCACCGCGAAACAAAAAAGGCGATGAAACCTATAATCCCCGTCGGGTGGACAAAATCATAGTATCGTATTATATCGAAGGCTGCATCACCACAAATGAGACCTTATATGCTCAACTTTTTGATCCTAATGGTCAAGCTATAGCCACCTCAGCTGAAGACCCTTTAGTATTGGACAATGGAGATGTTATGGCCTTGAAATTCGAAGTGGAAAAATCAGGTAGAGGACAATTCAGATTCACTGATTTACGATTGGTACAAAAAGGAACATATAGTGTCCAGGTTCGGAATTCAAAAGGAATAAGTAAAGGGAATATGATAGTCGAAATAGGTAAATAGAACCAGTCTACTTTCCTCTAATCCTGAATACCCTCTTCCCTTTTCAGAGATTCAGGGAGTTTTCAAAATGTTCAAATCTGAACTCCTATTAAAACTTTTCCGCTACAAAAGAAAGTCGATCTGGAAACGGGTCGACTTTTTTTATGCCGCCAAAAGCAGCCGCAAATTCATTCGTCTTAGGCTATAGCTTTTATGGAAATGGCTCATTGTCATGGGCAACTCAATTCGAAATACCTCGTCAGTATAGTAGTAACCGTAAGAACTAAGACGCCCTATTTTATGAAACCACAATCCATTCTAATTCTCCTCTCCTCCTTTTTTGCCACCCTACTACAAGCTCAAAAAGCAGATACCAGCTACTTCATGAATCTAAACCCAACATCGGGGAATTTGGACACCATTGAAATGACCATTACTGAATTGGACAACCATTGCCAGGTACTCTCCAAAACCGAGTTAAGTCATCGATTGAATGGTCAGGTGGTTAAAGATTGGGTTTATGATTCCAAAATCGTTTTCACCTATGACCAAAATGATTCTCTGATTGGCACCTTCCATTATGACTACTTAGATAAAATGGATGCCAACAGCACAAATCCCACCTGGGAGTTTATTCTCGATAGGGACAATCAGGGGCGAATAATAAGGCGGAGCACTTTTTCCTTACAAGGTAGCCGCAAAGAAATCAGTAAAATCGAATACCAATTTACCGGCAAGCATCTTACCCAAAAAAGCTATTTCAACGGATCAGGATCCCTTCTAAGAAAGACTGAAGATGTCAGTTTCACATTTCAACAGGATCAAAAAATAGAGCGCAACCGGATTGTTTATGATTCAACTGGTATGAAGGTTTGGGAAACTCGCCAAGAATATAAATGGGCTGGCCAGTTGCTGGACAGCGTACTTTATTACAGCCCAAATAGCCAGACTCAAAAACTGGAACTAAAGGCCATGAACCTTTATGATTACCTTCCTGATAGTTCTCAGATTTTCGAATATGCTGTGAATGTGGATGCCCATTTTTCGATCGTTGACACCTCTTCAATTACGGAAATGAGGTATCACAATGGCTCCTTGCTTTATGAGCGGATTTCCAGTAAAAATCAGGGTGGTTGGAAAATTGACGAAACCCAAAATCACTATTCTCAGCAAAGGCTGGATTCAAGTGTTTCTCAGATCGATGAAAACTTCGGCGGCGTCACCCAAAAAAGATTGATCCGTAACCATTATACCTACGATTTCGACCAACTGGTTAAAACTGAGCGAATCGGATTTCTTAATGGTCAACTTAGTTCCCATAGTCAGACCGAATTTTCAGTTTGCATGATCGTTCAATCTACTACCGATGCTTCCAAGGCAACCAGCGGAATCCGTGTATACCCCAATCCATTTGAAAATGATTTAAATGTGTCCGTTCAATCAGCCACTTCGTTTAAACTATTGGATTTCACCGGTAAAGAAGTTTTAAGTGGTCATTTAGGGCCAGAGAACACGCACCTTTCTATTGACGACATTCCTTCTGGCGTATACTTTCTTCAGCTCATGGAACTCGGTGAAGCGATCAGGCTGATACGCCAATAGAGGATCAGGATTCTACTTTTTCTTTGACTCTATACACCTCGATCCGATCCAGCTCTTCCTTAGAAAAGGTCCATGGAGCTTTCCAGAAGTAAGAATTGTAGAATCGGGCAAAACCGTGAGTCGCGTAGAAGGTAGCCCAAGTGGGTTTACGACTTACATCAAACTGCCATTCAAGTTGGTTTCGTAAAGAATCGGGTACATATTGACCAGCCACATCTTTGGGAATGACAAAGTATTCACCGGGCTTTACCTCACTTAGGTTGGTTTCATAGAACTGCATCCCCTCTTGAGTCGCATACCATTGCCAGCCCCAATGTCCTACAGTCCAAGTAGTGGAATTTTGGGGAATTTTTTGACTGACTTCTGGAGCGGTTTGCCGGTAAAAATTGGCGTAGTGCCAATCTGAAATGGAAAGCAGTAGGCCAAGAATGAGCGTGAGAGTGAGAGTAAGGTTTCGCTCTGTTTTTGTGGTTTTGTTTAGAAAGGGAGCTGCTAAGAGCAACAGAGGCGGCAAGATCAACAAAACGTGTCTGGTAGCCATAAAGGGTGCCAAGGGCACCATGAAAATAATCATACACCACGCCCAAGCAAATAGAATGACTCTTTGGTGGAAGCTTTCGGGCAGAAGGCCAGAGCGAAATCTCACAAAGGGCCACATGGCTAAACCCACCATAATCAGTCCCATAAAGGTGAACAAGCGCCTCATCCACAATTCTCCATCGACTCCAATTCCGTAAATCCAGGCGACGATAGGAAGACCAACCATTAGGGCCAGGGCCACTATCCAGAATGCAAGTTTTAGCACTTTTTTCCCGGAAAAGAATCCGGAAACAAAGACCAAAACGAAGGGTGAAATAGCTCCCAGAATGATCAAAAAGGCTTGAAATTCGCGAACCACCCACTCCATCGTAGTTGGCTCATAGACAGGATTATTCAAATGAATTCCACCAAAATCCCACCAATTAAAGGCTGAATACAATCCGAGAATAGCTGCCGGGATGAATAAGGTCCAAAGCAAGATAAAGCGTCGCTGTACCAATATGGATAAACCAATTAGCCCAATCATGGGCAAGGAGGAGTACTTGATGAGCATGCTCAATCCAAAGAAAGTAGCCGCCAAAGCGTAGCGCTTCCAATTGAACTCACCCGGTTTGAGCAGGACATACATCATAGCCAACTGTAGGCTGAGCAAGGGAATATCGAGCATTAGATTTTGGTTGACCAGAAAGGCCGGCGAGAGGGTGAACAGAGCCGTTAAAAGCAAAGCCCTATTCGCAGCAAACAGCTGAGCCAACAGGTAAAACAGGAAAATATCCAAAAAGGTAAATAGCGCCTGAAAGAGATGCATAGAAACCTCACCATAGCCGAACAATTTCCCCATAAAAGCTATCCCGTAATAATGCAATGGGGGTTGTTCTCTACGTAGATGGGCCTTGCGGTATTTTCCCAATTTACCACCGCCGAAAAAGGATGCAAAGGATTATGCTCGATCCACTGAGCGGCCTCCAAATAGAAGGTATCGTCAATATGAAAAGCCTTATTCACGTTGATCAGAGTGGCCAGTATGCCGATAAGCAACAGGAAGATCAGGTCTTTTCTTGGGATTGTATTCATGGTGCGGTTGGCAAATGTACGTGGACGGGTTTAATTTTCAATGATGAAAGTATTCAGGTACGCGTTTAAACGCGCACCTGAGCACTTCGTCCCCTGGCAGGATCCTGCCTTAGCAACTCCACCAATCCTCGATAAACCCTCGGAAAGCGTTCCTCGAATTCAACGGGTTGCTCAAAGAATACTCCGAAAGCCAGAGTCGCGGATTTCAAATCCGCAGCTCTCCACATCCGGATTGCAAATCCGGATGAGTGAACCTCAGGTGCGCGTTTAAACGCGTACCTGAGTATTCTGTCCCTTCGCTGGATCCTGCCTTAGCAACTCCACCAATCCTCGATAAACCCTCGGAAAGCGTTCCTCAAATTCAACGGGTTGCTCAAAGAATACCTCTACCGCTGTGGCAAACCGCTCATGGGCATCCTTGAGCATGTTTTTTCGAAAAAACTCCTGGTCTTCTTTGGAGGCTTGCTGTATCCATTCAGCAGAGTTGGCGAGCCATACGTTGAGATCATCGACCCAATCGTAATCGCTGGGCATACTGAAGTGCCCCTGAATTTTAAGGGCATGGGCCAACTCGTGAATGGCCAGATTTACTCCATCATCTTTGACTCGAAAACCATGCTTAACGTGTTTCCATGAAAAATAGACCAGTCCACCAGAAATGGTACCTCCCTTGAGATAGGGCTTGCCCTTAAGCAGCTGAAAAATATCGGGATAGAGCACATAGGTATGAAACCGAGGTAACTCATAATCCTCCAAACCAAAAGTCAATTGAGCGGCGGCCGCTGAAATAACCACTTTCATTTCCCGGGTAAGTTTAAGCCCTTCTTTGGCGAAATAGCGCTTTTCGCTGTAGTGATACATCATTCGGCGCTGAAACTTAATTTGATTGCGGGGAGACAGGTTTTGATAAAACGTGTTGTATCGCTTCAAAACCACTTCCATCACACCTCGGTCCAAATTACTCATGGCCTTTCTTCGCTTGATCACTTCACCTTCTCCGGTTATGGTGAAATACAAAGCATCAGCCAAATCATCGTACCAGGCGCTACGTTTGTTTTTTCCTTGAGAATCTCTCGAAAACTTAATCAGAAAGACAGCCCCTTGAACAAGTATGATAAAAAGGATAAAATGAATCTCCGCGGTCATGATGTTGGTACAGTAGTTGAGCAATGATAGGATTTTTTAGCAAAAGACCTCAACTATGACCCTACCCGTCAGAAGTCGAAAGCTTGAAATAACTTAATTTCGCGGTTCTGAAAATGATGCTGATCAAAACGCTCAAATCCCACTCTGGATTCATTTATCCCTACCTGGCCTACTTAGTGGTTGGCGGGATCTTTTTGCTCAATGTAAACCGGGCAGAATCCCATGAGATTCTAAACCAGTTTTTTTGGGCTCCACTCCACCCATTTTTCGCCTACATCACCCATTTGGGAGATGGGTTAACCTTGGCCATTGTAGCAGCTATCCTACTGATGCTAAACTTTCGAGCCACCATTTTCATGGCCTTGTCAGGGATGCTGGCTGGAGGAATTACCCAGTTTTTAAAACACCAGTTTTTCGACGACGTCGTTCGCCCCGTATTCTACTTTAACCATTTCCACCCAGGTGAATTTATGCCGCAAGTGGTTCCCGGAGTGCAGACCTTAATTCACAACAGTTTTCCATCGGGCCATTCTACGGCATCGTTTGCTATGTTTTGCACCTTAGCCATGATTACCCGACGTCCTTCTTTTCGAGTAATCTTCTTTTTTGCCGCTCTGATCATTGCCTATTCTCGAGTATATTTATCACAACACTTTTTTGTGGATACCTATGTGGGTTCATTCATTGGGATATCAGGTACTTTGATCATTTATCACCTGCTCCAATGGTTGGAAAACCGTTACTCCATTCAATGGTGGTACAAATCCCTAATTAACCGGTGAAAACGCTTCTTCAACTTTCGTCCGGCCGGGCCATGCTCGTGATTGCTGTATTTGCCGCATTACTTTTTATTCCGGCTTTGGGCAACGTAGCTCTGTTTGATTGGGACGAAGTCAATTTTGCAGAGGCCGCTCGTGAAATGTTGGTTACGGGAAACTATTCCATGGTTCAAATAGATTACCAGCCATTTTGGGAAAAACCACCGATATTCTTTTGGATGCAGGCCTTGAGCATGAAACTCTTTGGGGTGAGTGAATATGCCGCTCGTTTTCCAAACGCAGTTTGTGGAATTTTCACCTTGATGTTGCTCTATCACCTGGGTCGACGATTCTACGACGCTCGTATGGGTTGGATTTGGTCTGGAGTATATGCCGCCTCCCTCCTACCTCAGCTTTATTTTAAAAGTGGAATCATTGATCCTTGGTTCAACCTCTTCATCTTCGCTGGAATCTATTTTGCTTACGCCTGGTTTCACGATTTTAAAGAAGGTCATTCCAAATGGAAATGGGCAGTACTGTCTGGAGTGTCCATTGGATTAGGAGTAATGACCAAAGGTCCCGTTGCCTTTCTGATTTTTGGAATGGTTTGGGGGATTTTCTGGGCCTTTTATCGTTTTCGAAAAGCCGCCACTTTTCCTGCGTTACTCACTTTTACAGCAGCCTTTGTGTTTTCCGGTAGCTTTTGGTTTTTGTTTGAATACAGCCAGGGCCGCGGCTACATCGTCACCCAATTTATCGATTACCAGATTCGTTTGTTGCAAACGGGTGATGCCGGTCACAGTCAACCCTTCTTTTACCATTGGTATGTTTTATTGATTGGTTGTTTCCCGCTATCGGTAGCTGCGCTCTTTTCGCTGTTTCATCGCAATAAGGGAAATCAGGAACGCAAACTCTGGGCTCGCCTTATGGGTATTTTGTTTTGGTCTGTACTCCTGCTTTTTTCTTTGGTTAAAACGAAAATTATTCATTACTCCAGCCTCTGTTATTTCCCTCTGAGCTATTTCGCGGCCTACACCATTTACCGCCAAGTGACTGCTGGTGAACGGATCAAATGGCCACAACTT is a window encoding:
- a CDS encoding T9SS type A sorting domain-containing protein, producing the protein MKPQSILILLSSFFATLLQAQKADTSYFMNLNPTSGNLDTIEMTITELDNHCQVLSKTELSHRLNGQVVKDWVYDSKIVFTYDQNDSLIGTFHYDYLDKMDANSTNPTWEFILDRDNQGRIIRRSTFSLQGSRKEISKIEYQFTGKHLTQKSYFNGSGSLLRKTEDVSFTFQQDQKIERNRIVYDSTGMKVWETRQEYKWAGQLLDSVLYYSPNSQTQKLELKAMNLYDYLPDSSQIFEYAVNVDAHFSIVDTSSITEMRYHNGSLLYERISSKNQGGWKIDETQNHYSQQRLDSSVSQIDENFGGVTQKRLIRNHYTYDFDQLVKTERIGFLNGQLSSHSQTEFSVCMIVQSTTDASKATSGIRVYPNPFENDLNVSVQSATSFKLLDFTGKEVLSGHLGPENTHLSIDDIPSGVYFLQLMELGEAIRLIRQ
- a CDS encoding glycosyltransferase family 39 protein yields the protein MGKLFGYGEVSMHLFQALFTFLDIFLFYLLAQLFAANRALLLTALFTLSPAFLVNQNLMLDIPLLSLQLAMMYVLLKPGEFNWKRYALAATFFGLSMLIKYSSLPMIGLIGLSILVQRRFILLWTLFIPAAILGLYSAFNWWDFGGIHLNNPVYEPTTMEWVVREFQAFLIILGAISPFVLVFVSGFFSGKKVLKLAFWIVALALMVGLPIVAWIYGIGVDGELWMRRLFTFMGLIMVGLAMWPFVRFRSGLLPESFHQRVILFAWAWCMIIFMVPLAPFMATRHVLLILPPLLLLAAPFLNKTTKTERNLTLTLTLILGLLLSISDWHYANFYRQTAPEVSQKIPQNSTTWTVGHWGWQWYATQEGMQFYETNLSEVKPGEYFVIPKDVAGQYVPDSLRNQLEWQFDVSRKPTWATFYATHGFARFYNSYFWKAPWTFSKEELDRIEVYRVKEKVES
- a CDS encoding zinc-dependent peptidase yields the protein MTAEIHFILFIILVQGAVFLIKFSRDSQGKNKRSAWYDDLADALYFTITGEGEVIKRRKAMSNLDRGVMEVVLKRYNTFYQNLSPRNQIKFQRRMMYHYSEKRYFAKEGLKLTREMKVVISAAAAQLTFGLEDYELPRFHTYVLYPDIFQLLKGKPYLKGGTISGGLVYFSWKHVKHGFRVKDDGVNLAIHELAHALKIQGHFSMPSDYDWVDDLNVWLANSAEWIQQASKEDQEFFRKNMLKDAHERFATAVEVFFEQPVEFEERFPRVYRGLVELLRQDPAKGQNTQVRV
- a CDS encoding phosphatase PAP2 family protein codes for the protein MMLIKTLKSHSGFIYPYLAYLVVGGIFLLNVNRAESHEILNQFFWAPLHPFFAYITHLGDGLTLAIVAAILLMLNFRATIFMALSGMLAGGITQFLKHQFFDDVVRPVFYFNHFHPGEFMPQVVPGVQTLIHNSFPSGHSTASFAMFCTLAMITRRPSFRVIFFFAALIIAYSRVYLSQHFFVDTYVGSFIGISGTLIIYHLLQWLENRYSIQWWYKSLINR
- a CDS encoding glycosyltransferase family 39 protein produces the protein MKTLLQLSSGRAMLVIAVFAALLFIPALGNVALFDWDEVNFAEAAREMLVTGNYSMVQIDYQPFWEKPPIFFWMQALSMKLFGVSEYAARFPNAVCGIFTLMLLYHLGRRFYDARMGWIWSGVYAASLLPQLYFKSGIIDPWFNLFIFAGIYFAYAWFHDFKEGHSKWKWAVLSGVSIGLGVMTKGPVAFLIFGMVWGIFWAFYRFRKAATFPALLTFTAAFVFSGSFWFLFEYSQGRGYIVTQFIDYQIRLLQTGDAGHSQPFFYHWYVLLIGCFPLSVAALFSLFHRNKGNQERKLWARLMGILFWSVLLLFSLVKTKIIHYSSLCYFPLSYFAAYTIYRQVTAGERIKWPQLTLTMIIGFALVILFGGLAWVGMNTETFLSWGLMNDPFAEANLQAEAYWTWMDYAPALVLLPGLIIYAFAKTQAIRNIGLYGFSLLCFHLFMVLHIPKIERYTQGAAIDFYRTHAREGHYVETYRFKSYADLFYTRKMPVHEGREPDYMVMKFFEREAFEAEKPHYQWMYDLNGFSFYAHPDKVNFE